The genomic stretch atgctgttggaGGTCatggtaacagaaaaaaaaaaatgttgaggaaCTGAGTGATGAAGTGAAAATGTGGCAAGGAAGATGGGTTCTCACTGTTAAGAGCTCTCACGAAACCTCGGATCTCTCTGATTTAGGCTTTCTACTATGATTTAGGtactgcctgcagcagctgaagttaACTGTAATAATTTAAGATAGGAAAACGGTGTCGCTGAGTCTGTTGTTAATAACTGTGTTTATGGTACAGAAAATGAGAGATTGGAGAATACTAGAAGAGCCAAGCACACTCCGCCACCAGCACAGATGGGCCCAAATCCTTTTCTCTGTTATGCATAAGCACCACTGTAATACAAGTCCATTTTGTTTGACGGTAGCCAGTGGCTTTTGATTTTCATGCATGCCCCCACTCGATCTTAATTTTCTAATTACATCTTTATAGCCTCTCATACCTTATGTTTGAGCTTTGGGTAAAGTGATGCTCCTGTGAAAGTATGTGCTCTGCCTGCCTAGTTTGGGATAAGGTATTGGAAAACATACAAATCATTTGTTGCAGCTGGTGGTCTTAATTTGGCATTATCTAGAATGGGAGCTATTTGCAAAACATCAGGATACAACATGAAGATCTGACAGAGGTATTTATATCAACCCTGTTGTCatagtatttaatttcttctgatCTTGAGAGTATTTATTCTCACAACATTCCTACGATACAGGGAAGTGCCACCATTACCATTTTACAGACAGGGAATTTGAGACAGATACGAGATTTTTCAGTCAATTTTCATGATATGCACCTGGGAATTTAAGCACTTAGAGCTCTCCATGTACCTGTGTGCATCTTCAGCTGCTGAATGCTGCTGAAAGTCTGGTCACAAGTAATCTGTCCACAGTCTGTGACAGTGCAGGTAATCAAGCACTTGTCTTACAGATCCCAAATGAGTGCCTACTTGctgaatacctttttttttgcccatcTGAGCCAGATAatgaatttttcttctgctacaaCCCCTGTCAGAATTCCCCATTCACTGGAAGCTTCTCATTAAGTACCACCTATGGATGTTAGCCTAAGGAAAAGGACAGCACTGGGGAGTAATGTTACTCCTCGCCTGCACTGAGAACAGCATTGTCTTTCTGTGGATTGGTTTGAGAACAATGCTAGAATTGCTAATACTTCCAGTAAAGCTGGAGGTAGTGGAGAAATGGGCCTCTTTTTTTTACCAATTGTCTTGGCTTTTGGGATCCTGGTGTTAATAGCAGGGTTCATGGCTACCTTGGCGGCCATAGGATGGTGTTGATTTCCAAGACGTGTGCAGCCAAAGCCTATTCCTGTAGACTACTCCCCCTAGGCAGCATACACTGATTCTCCACCTGTATTTGTAAGAATCATGTCTTTAAGCAGGGTGTTGCTTAAAACCAAGTTGTGACACAGCTAGGgcagtcaaaacaaacaagttgTTGCTAGTGGGATTTCCTTACTAATATGGTTAATTGATAACCCCAGTTTACGGatgctattaaaaatgtgcTCTAGGCCTTTTCTGTTCATGCTCTTTATCCGTATTTTTATTTATCCCAGTCCCATAGTTTCCTGGGCATGGTTAAGCATGCTGGACAGAGAGGACCAAGTTGTGTAGGGGAGTGTGTGTTCATCATGACCCTGCTGGGTCTCTCTGTTCTCACTGGGCCTTGTTCATCCGAATCCAActtggctgcagctggcagtCCTGGGCTCGAGCCTGGTCTTTACCTGGATTAGGAGAAGGTGCTGTGTTGTGCTCCCACTGGCTTGGTATTGAGATGAGCAGTGCCTGGCCTTCCAAAACGGGCAACCTTGGACCTCGGGTTTAAGCAGTGTCAGAAGCCACCCTGTCCTCTAACTGCAAAGCAAATATCATCTGAGTGGTGTTAAGCCCCgatgtttgtattttatagTCTGGGCATCATTTTAGTCAAAATTTGTCAGTTCTAAGTGGGGCATTTGGGAACTTGCCATTCTTCCAATCCTATATTACTCTGTGCAGTGCTGTAGCTGCCAAAACCACACACTCATGTTGGCATGAAACAATTATCCTGGTTTATATAGAACAGGCTTGGCAATAGTCTATCTCAATGAACAGTCATAGTGCTGAAAGATTCAGAGTCATCTTTTCCTCTCCAAGCAAGAAACTAAATTTCTTTCAGCTggattcacatttttaaataacaaacaggagtggaaagaaaatatagagaGGAGACTGTATAGAAAGTACCTGTAAGGTCTGGAAGGAAGTGAGAatgagatggagaaagaaaagactatTTAAATACAAGCTAGTAATTTGGTTTCTAAACCCAGGAGaaattataaataatgtttACTGTTGCCGGTTGCTGAACACCGTGTGTGGTTTTTTACTTGCATGCAAAGCTATTGGTTGTGGGTGAAGTACTTAGACAAAAACATTCAATCGCTGGTGTGGGTATTGCAccaaaaataaacccaaacaAACACTGACGTGTTATAAGAGCACTTTTTTCTGTGTAGACAttcagttgctgctgctgttagtgAATTACAGAACTTTTCAAGCATGTTGTTTAACTTGCCTGAAATAGCAGTGTTTTCTTATAGAAAGTAGCACTAATGCCTCTGAAACATAAAAACCATACAGGAAGTGTTGTATTTTCATGAAAACGTGGTGTGTGCTCTAAACTCACAGGGATAATTGTCAGTGATAGCTATTACTTGCCAAGGTCTTGTGattcagaaaacactgcatACACATCGGTCAAAGGAGAAGGGTAGGGAATTTGGTCAAAGAAAAATTCTTTTGCAGCGATTCACAAAGGTTAGTAAAGGCTTATTTTTCACCCTTTTTCCCAGACAGCTTCAGAgacagatttgttttatttgtactCCATTTTGAAAGTAACTGCTATTTCGTTATCGGCATGGTGGTAGAGATTTTTATTCCAGAAGGCCAGACGCTATCACTACTTGAAATTCTCCAAATTGTTTCCACTGTGAGCAAATTCAGTCTTGATGTGAGTCACATCTGCTTAAAACTTAATAGCCATTGCTCCTACTTTATACCAGCATCAAATTTCACCTACAGtctcaaatttaaaaaatcaagttaaatCCCAGGATTTGGATAGTTTTGTATAAGTGACTTTAAATCCAGAAGTACCTAATAGGAAatcctgaaataaaagcatacaACTTTACTGACTTCTGGTGgtaacagaaacatttccttttagaTAAGAATGTCTCatgtgaactgaaaaaaaagtctaatttaAGTTTTTCCacatacagacaaaaaataGCTATCACACCTAAATGCAGTTGCTCATCCACCTCTCAGGGATGAGTAGCAAgtggagagaaaagcagagagataGGCAGATTTGCAGAAATGGCAAGCTTGGCTGCTTGTGATGTATTAAGGATTAATTGCGTTTAGCAAGGCAGCCgtggctgcacagcacaggggCGCCGGTCCCACCGCTGCTCCCCAGTCCTTCTGAGCGTGAGCTGTTTTAGCCGTTCCTTCATTCCGGCCAGCACTGGCAGATTACTGGGAGGAAATGTTTATAGAAAGGTTCAGGTTTCCTGAGCGAGTGGAGTGAACCCCTCAGCAATTATCAGTGAGCTCATGTCATAAAGCAGTTTGAAGCCGCCTGGCTCATGGGAAAGCAAAGGccttttcaaaaaggaaatttgACAAGTGAAAGATTCTAGGGAGCAGATAGCGGTGGTTTCAAATGAAAGATGGGGCTTTTCtagaaaggcagcagaaatgggGCCAGCTCTAAAAGTATCTTAAATCAGTAGTTTATAAACTTTAACTgtaaaaggttattttttaaaagcacagcatCCAAATAAAATAGTGCCCAGAAAGAGCAACTGCTACAGTGTGCTCAGTATGTGAAACACTGCAACCAGAGCTACCCTGACGGCATGCTGCTGTGGTTATCTTAGATCTGTTTTGCAACTAAACTTTTGATACAGTCATAGTCTAAGGCAAAGGAAAGGTAATGAACCCAAAAATTACGATGAAGtcattgcaaataaaatgttggaAATTATCAACATTtcacagatgaggaaaaaagctATGATTTAATTTACAGCACCTGTAGCACTCTTCATTTCCTCAATTTCAAAGTCCATTTGGAATGGGAAGAGAGCATTATCCCTATTTAATAGATAAGGAAACTGGCTTATCAGCTTGCCTTCACCAAGAGGCAGAGCCTGGAAGAAAGCCTCATGCAAGggcaaacatttggaaaagCCTCAAAATGCTGTCTTCTATTGTTAGGGGCTAGGACTTCAGAAAGACTAGTTTCGAGTCATGCTGAGTTTCTGATCAGTTGTGCATTTACCCAAACATCTCTTCCATCTCCCACAACAAAGCTGGGGGGGACGGACACAAACATGATCCAGGACAGGGCTAGGACATTCCCAGAGCTGTCCCCCTTCTACAACATGCTACATGTTCCAAGACTAAAAGAATTTCAGAGCCCTtgtattaaaaatcatttatttagtGATCTGTACATGGGATGAAGCAGGGCCTCATACAGACCttcaaaaaaatcaagtaaaaacataaatacatattttcttacaaaaaatgAGATTTACAAAATATACATACTGCACTTGTcttacaggtgttttttttttttttcttttttctccacatgCACATTATAAAAGACAAAATCTCAAGCCCTGTAAGTCTGAAATCAGATATACTGAAGGATTTGGCTGATGGGCCCATTGCTCACACCCAGACTACTGGTATGCCTtcagccagcagcctgcaccCTCACcctgaacattttttcccctctttttaaGTTTTGCTCCAGAcaattcccccctccccacccccccaccaaaaaaaaaaaaagagcagccaTAGGGTGGAGACTTACTGAAAATCCAGAGTTTCCTATTTTGTCCTTAGGCaagaatacacacacacacatatatatacgtataaAAACAACCCTTCAGTGAATATAAAGGTAGAGTAgtatgtaaaaaacaaacaaacaaaaaaaagtcaacataaaaatttaatagaaaaatctgtcacatttcaaaacaaaaccgATTGATTTAATGATTAATTTCTCAGTGTCCTTCCTTCCAAGACGTGATCACTGGAAACTTAAACAGCTGTATTTTAGCTAAAATGAAAAGGCTTCTCCCTTGCGAtaactgttttcttctaaaaccaaaacccagtcccccccagccccctcctgcaCCTTGAGTCATTGTAATGCAGTTCAGGGAATCTGAGGAGCAAGCAAATTGGTCCATCATGAGCCAAAAGTATTCTTCTTGTCCCCAGAAGCCAGCTGTGTGTTGACTTTACCTGCAGCAATCTCACtacaaagcaggagagaaagcaggtttatgggaaggaaagaaaaaaaaatagtatctttgtgttatatattttaatggatCTTGTTTGGGCAGGTGCTCTCAGTTACGCTCTTCTTTCCCTCTAAGTCTTGCATTTCCTTCAGCTTAGAAAAGCAACCCATATTGAACAGTACGAGAACatcctgcctcctcctttttcataaaaggaatgtttatttctgtgagcTCCTCACATCCAAGGGTGAACCTCAACGACTTCTTTTTGTTAGTTTGCCCATAAAAAACGATCCCATGCTTATGCCTTTCtacacagaaaacacttttgtttCCCCCTTTGTCTCCTAGAACAAAGGCAAGGGGGAAAAGCCTtctgctgaaaagcaacaagTCATTTCTTTTCAGGGTGTGGAATAGCaaccccctccttccccacagcagcaaGAACAACAGACCAAGGGCTGAATTCTCACTTTGAAATCATTAAAACAGGTATCactgaggttaaaaaaaaaaaaaaaaaaaaggaacttgtAAGTTGACAGAACAGGCACCTCACCAGCACATGATCTGGGCTGTAGCTGGTTATAAAGTACTCACGTGATTGCTCCACGTTTGAAGGAGTAGACAGTAACCTAAGGCTCGGGAGCTGCCCTGTGTGCCGCAGTTTGACCCAAGCAATTCAGAGTTTGGCTACTTCTCGGCAGGGGCTGCTCAACACATCAGGCTTCCCCTCCTGCTCATCCAGAGCGAGGCAGGATGGTTTTAGTTGGgctggttttgctttcctgcaCAGGGCCATGGGGGAGAGAGAGGTGAAGGGGACTTCTGGCAGGTGAAGGACtctggcccccccccccccccccccagcaacAGCCTCTCTTTCTGTACTCTTCCACTTAGTTGGGCATGAGCACCATTGGACACAGTGCACGTAGTCCCttatgcaaagattttttttaagccctcTGGGAGAAAGTAAGTTTTGAAAAGCCTCCCTTCCTCTGTGTTCAGGGAGCTGAGCTGTTACCTCCCTTCTGCTGAGTATCCCTCTCCTCGTGTATGTGCGTGTGCATGTGTGCGCGccagggagggcaggagagTCTCATACTGCCGTCTCGCCTTTGCTGCCGGTGCTCAGTCTGTGGTAGAAGCGTCGCCAGGACTGAAGGGTTTTGCCAGACCAGATCCAAAAGCCAGTTGTGATACCAACAATCATGGTCATGAGGTACTTGATCATGAAGACTGTGAAGTCTGGGCTCATAGGGGCGAagtggctggggcagggcacaGCATAGGTTTTGCAGGTCTGGAGGAGCCACGTCTTCTCCCAGGTGCCACGGAAGGCCTGCTCATAGAAGTAACATGCCAGGACAATGGTGGCAGGTACCGTGTAGAGGACACTGAAGACCCCGATGCGCACCATAAGCTTCTCCAGTTTCTCTGTCTTGGTGCCATCATGCTTCATGATGGTGCGGATGCGAAACAGGGACACAAAGCCAGCAAGCAAGAAGGAAGTGCCAATGAACAGGTACACAAACAAGGGTGCCAGCACAAAGCCTCGCAGCGAGTCCACACTGTAGATACCTACATAACACACCCCACTGAGCACATCCCCATCTACCTGCCCCATGGCCAATATGGTGATGGTTTTGacagcaggcacagcccaggcagccAGATGGAAGTACTGGGAGTTGGCCTCGATGGCCTCGTGGCCCCACTTCATGCCAGCAGCCAGGAACCAGGTGAGGGACAGGATGACCCACCAGATGGAGCTAGCCATGCCGAAGAAGTAGAGGATCATGAAGAGAATGGTGCAGCCTTCTTTCTTGGTGCCTTGGGCCACAGTGCGGTAGCCATCCTCGGAGAAGCGCTCCAGGCACACCACCCGCTCCTCCAGCAAGAAACCCGCCGCATAGGCCACCGCCACCATGAAGTAGCAGCCCGAGAGGAAAATGATGGGCCGCTCGGGGTAGCTGAAGCGGCGCATGTCCACCAGGTAGGTGAGCACGGTGAAGAGGGTGGAGGCGCAGCAGAGCACAGACCAGACACCCACCCACAGCCGGGCGAATCGCACCTCCGCCTCTTTGAAGTACATGAGCCCGTTGGGTCGCGATGGCTCACAAGGGGCTCCGCAGTCCCGTTCCCCCAGGAACCGGTAGCCCAAGTAAGGGGGCACCTTGAGCTGCCgggggcaggagaaggagaagcCAGAGGCAGGCTGCGGTGGGGTGAGGAAGTCAGGCAGGTAGCCGGCCGTGGGGTGGGCGGTGGCACCCCGGCCCGCAGCCCCTCCAGGACCCGGCGGGGCATCCGACGTGTTCTGCCCCACGCAGATCTCACCCGCACCGTGGACAGGAAAGTTCTCACAGCGGAGCCGCTCTGGCCACTGGAAGCCGAACTTGTTCATGAGGGCCTCGCAGCCCTGGCGGGCCCGCTCGCAGAGGGAGCGGCAGGGTGGGATGGCCTGCTCCAACACGGTACACACGGGCGCGTacatggagcagaggaagaactTGAGCTCGGCCGAGCACTGCACCTTGACCAGCGGGTAGAACTGGTGCACCTCCAGCCCCGCGTCCTCCTGGTTGGTGTGGCCCAGCAGGTTGGGCAGGATGGTCTGGTTGTAGGCGATATCCGTGCAGAGCGGGATGGAGATGGGCTGGCAGAAGCCGTGGTCCGGCACGGAGATGCCCTTCTCACCGTGGTACTGGTGGGCTGCCGCGCCCGCCGGGGGGGCACCCAGCAGGgcggccagcagcagggtggcCGGGCCCAGGACGGGGCAGCCGGCGGCGGCCGCTGCTCCTCCTCCGGCCCGCATCGCCGGGGGCCCGGGGAGGCCTTCAGAGCCGGGCGGCGCGACGCCCCAAGGGCATCGGCAGCGCCCGAAgggcggcggcggagcgcgGCTCGGCGGCTGCCGCCTCGGCTCCGGCGGCGCGGCGGCGCTTCCTTGGCGAAAGTTTCCCGAGTCGCTTTCGCCGGAGGAGGCGAGGCGCGGGCACAAACGGCGGCGACGGCTCTCGCCGGCTCCGCGCAGGGTCCCGCGGCGAAGGCGGCGCGGCGCTGGCTGCTCCCCGGCTGCCGAGCCCCGACGGCGGGGATTTGGGTTGCGGCTAACCGGATTAGCACCGCGCCCGGCTGAGCCGTGTCTCGCACTCGGGGGCTTAAAGAACTTTGAAAATCCAATTACTGCGCGATGCGGTGCGATCCTCccctcggctcggctcggctccgcTCCCGACGGGCGCCGCCGCGAGCCGCTCGGCCGGGGTAGTCTGTGCGCGCCTTCCGCtccggccgcggccccgccgccaccgcccgCCCCGCAGCTCCCGGCCCGCGGCCGCGGCGGGCACAAAAAGCCCCATATACGCGCGGGCGCGCCGCCGGGCCacgcccccgccgccggccccatTCACAAACCtcgcggggggcggggcctcgcGGGGCCCGCCCGCCAATCCCCGGCGCCCGCCCGCCGGTCCCCGCGCCCGTCCGCCAATCCCGCGGCGCGCCGGGGGCGGGGCCCGGGGCACGGCGGAGAAGTTGCGCCCAACTTTTCCCCATCGCCGCCAGGGCAGGGCGGGCCGGNNNNNNNNNNNNNNNNNNNNNNNNNNNNNNNNNNNNNNNNNNNNNNNNNNNNNNNNNNNNNNNNNNNNNNNNNNNNNNNNNNNNNNNNNNNNNNNNNNNNgatgggatgggatgggatgggatgggatgggatgggatgggatgggatgggatgggatgggatgggatgggatgggatgggatgggatggggggagccgccccggggccccccgcccctcttctctcctctccgCTGCAGGGCATTGCCGGGCGGGGGGGCTCGCTCAGGGTGGCCTGAGCAAACTAAAATTAACTGGCTGCTTTCTGAGCAGGCTTTGAAAAGGCAAACAGCTGCCTGTGCCcagagttattaaaaaaaaatgcaccgCCCGGCTACATTTGCAGAATGAGCTGATTGCGTTGTTGGGATGTTCGTGTCTGCACGCCATCACCTCCCCCTGCGTGGGGGGGTAGATTTGTTATCACAGCATGACCGTTGGTTTTTGCTGGCAGAATAAACGCTTTATTCATGCAGATCTAAGCTTTAGCTAGgggaaagctgatttttttgaaaCGTCCAGTGTTACTGGAGCTAAGAGGAGAAATTTTATATCCCCAACCGTATTGCTTCAAGCCCTTAAAGAGACTCCAAAAGGCTgtaaaaaagcagcatttcctccATAGAAGCACCTTGCCTGTCTGCAAGAGAAAAGGCATAGGTCAGGGGAGGGATGTTACCGGCCTGCCGAGTGATGTTGAGCAGATCTAGAGCTAGACTAGCATGCATTTGCTGGGGACAGAAGTGTGGGTTATTTGCAGCATAGCTGTGTTTTGAAGTGCACCACCAAGCCACGGATTGCTGGAACCATCATGCTTCTGGAAGGTGCGGGCAAGGAGAGTGTCCTGGGCAGCACAGAGAGGGGGAGTGCTCAACAAAAGCCCTACAATGgtggctgcttttcctttcacgCTGGCCTGCGAGAGCCTGTGgtcaaagacaggctgagaccAAGTCTTATCCAATCCATCCCATCCCTCCGTGTGAGGAGAGAGGAACTATACTATTCAAATTGCTACTTTTATTCCACTCCTGTATTCAGGATTGTGTTCATATTGTGCCTAAGCAAATACACTGGTCTGTACCAGTACCTGTAAGGCAGTTCAAGAGAGCAGAGTTTGGCTCAGGGAGCTCCAACAGCAATTGTTGGACAAATGTTTCCCATATCCTCTCCTGCTCATGAACAATGTGTCCTCATACCAGTAAGACCATAGAGCTTCAGCTTTTGTTATATTTGTTAAGAGAATTTGACAGTTATAAATGGGCttactaaaataaatttactcTCTAAAACTGGacatggatttaaaaataatgttctgcTCTCCAAAATATGTACATGGCAAGACTAGCTACTTGTGGTTGCAACAGTTGTTTCTAGAAACGAAGTCTATTCTTCATTCTCAATTACAGCTGTTGGAGGGCGCCTAAgaacttcagtttttcagtttagTCAGGCTCGTTATCTGAATTACTTGCTTTTATACACCTAGTGACTAAGCAGGTTTTTCTGATATGCTCACCTAAATAACCTCCCATGGTAAAATCTTCCATGAacttatttactgttttattattattattattattattattattctcctCTGGCTGTTAGTAACCTTCAAAAAGAttgttctttctgattttttttaattatttccccACCCCATCTTTCTGTAACACTCCATGAGCTGTTGAGTCATCTATCTTTAATAATCACCTTAGAGCTTCTATTTTTTACTTTGGCTTATACGACTGACTTCATGTGCAAAGCATTTTGTGACATTCACTATGAAAAATGTTAGAGAAAAGGAGATGTTTCACTGGCAGGCAATGACAATGCAGAGATGGGAAAGGAGCTGCAAACTTCCTGCCCTGTGCATGGGCCATTGTGATTTTTGTATGTAGTGAGACACATTCTGAGCTAGTAAAATGGTATTGCAAGAAACTATCAGCAATATGGAGACAGTGACAGAAACTATTCAGAGTAAGGAATGTCAAACTTAGTGGCCAGACATTTACTGGGTATTTATTTACAAGACAGGGCAGATGGCCTCAGTGGTTCCCCCTGTTTCTGCTGGTCCCCATTCATTAGTCATTGCTGTGAACCATAGTATGAATGAAAAGATGACTGGGAGCTCTGGTGTGTGCAGTGAAAGCAGTACATCACATTTATGGTGAATGTAATGTAGAATCAGTGAagtaaagggggaaaaaaactaagcagaaaagaaggaaggaaagccgTATCTTCAGTTATTTCTTAGTGAGATAAGAAGAAAGTAAACTTATCACATGGAATGACACTGCTAGGACATTTCAGATGGCAGGAATGTACAACAGAATGTACTAAGATGGAGGAAGAAATTCACTTGggcaaattccatttttttcatatttagacCATTGGGAGATCGGATAGAGTGGGAGAGAGGGAGCGACAGTCTCAGAATGGCAGATTGTGGCCTGGGAAAATCTCAGACTGCCAAATCAGTCTAAGGCATCCTGACAGCTTtcagcaaacaagaaaaaaaaaatccaggattCTGAAGTGTAGGTTACCCCACATCATCCAGGGCCTCCGTAAGAAACATCAGTCTTGTTTCAAATGGCAGCAAATTTGTGCTCATCTCCTGTTTCTGCCTCCATCTAAATTCACAAGTTTTAACCTGCAAAGTTACTTAAACTTCCTCACAGCAGCAGGGACTCTCATCAGCACATAGGCACAGGCAGCCACCATGAGGAGGTTATCAGCCACCCACAACAACTGCGCCACACAGGACTTCACAGACTCTGAGAAATTGTCTATTGCAACCACACAGGAATTCAAAAGGTATTCTCTAAAAATCTCCCAGCTGCAGGTTTCCTGAATATCTCACGTTGCCTCTTGTTTGCCAGCAATAAACCTCGAAGACCAAAATCCTGGTAAGTCCACAATACCAGGATAACTACAGAGACTCAGACTTTGGTACCAACTCTGGAGCCATCTGACTACACTGCTCTACATAGCGAGAAATTGCTAGGAACAAACAATTATATGTCTTTTTACACTTGTAAAAATAGATCCAGTTTGACTTCTAAGCTAAGTGTGAGTGAGGAGCAGCAATCCCGACATGAtgtcttttcctgctgttttaaaGCCTCCATAAACGTTGCCAATatcattttccttgtttcctaTCCCATCTGATAGAAAACTCTTCCCATGGGGGGAgggaaatcaaaacaaaacacccccctccccaccccaccagCCAGTAGTTATTTTGGGTGCCTGAGGGTGAACATTTTCAGATTATCTGCTGCAAGGTTTCCAGTCCTCATTGCCCTCAGAAGAACAAAGGGCAGcgcttccctcttccccttccgCCCGCTCTGCAGCAACTTGCTGCTGGTGGAGGGCTCTGGCCAGCCCTCCTGCCACCCTGCCCAGATGGAGGCAGCTGAACTGGGAGACTCGTTGAGGTTACGTTACTAAATAACTTCCATGACAATTTCCATTTCAGCCTTCTGAAGCACACTCACATGTATTCTTACATGATCAGGCAGGCTGTTGAGCTAAGAACATCAAAATTTGCACTCCCTAAAGCTTAGTGGGGAGATGCCAGGAGCCCGGGGGGGAAATGATGCATGCAAATTCGACGTAACGATTTGCataattagaaatgaaataagttCACAGTATTATatctgcttgcatttttatCAGTGCAGTAGATTACTCTAAATTGCGTATTGTTTGAGCTCACCAAAGAAGTCTGGTGTTTCTGTAATGAGACAGGAGAGCCTGGTAGTtcacaggcagagcagggaagggaagtcCCTGCCCCCCACCATGGAGCCTTAATTTGAAATTAGATTGAAGACATAAGAAACTGACTGAAAAGAGCATATGGGGAGGGCACAGGTGACAAAAGGAAGGGGATACTGCTGGAGGGGATGTGGTTTCCCACAGTGAAAAGAGGTAAAAGCTGGTTGCATCATGGATTTGTAAGATAATTATTAGCTTATGAAGTAGTATCCCAAAGGATACAGTGGAAGCTCCAGTGCCTTCCACATTTATGATCAAATTGCAGAAAACATTAGGAAACATTCACAAAGATGGACTGTAGGGCTGGTGATTGCTTTCATCTCTGAGATCCatgaataagaaaacaaaacccgAAGTTGATCAGCTCATCCCTGTTCAGCAGCTCAAGTGAGGACATCAGTTACACTTTAACCCTTGCGTGACTCTTTGAATTCCCCTGTTCCTTTAAAgtgtttaatctgttttctcagtattttgGGGTTGCAGAGACCTTTTGTATAAAATGCAGACAACTCCTCTCTCTTTTACTTTCCTAAGAGAGGTGCTTTTTTAACAAGACAAATTGTCTGCTAGCAGCAGTATTAGCAGCCAGGGCCTGGCATCGCTCTGTGCACAGTGAT from Oxyura jamaicensis isolate SHBP4307 breed ruddy duck chromosome 7, BPBGC_Ojam_1.0, whole genome shotgun sequence encodes the following:
- the FZD7 gene encoding frizzled-7, giving the protein MRAGGGAAAAAGCPVLGPATLLLAALLGAPPAGAAAHQYHGEKGISVPDHGFCQPISIPLCTDIAYNQTILPNLLGHTNQEDAGLEVHQFYPLVKVQCSAELKFFLCSMYAPVCTVLEQAIPPCRSLCERARQGCEALMNKFGFQWPERLRCENFPVHGAGEICVGQNTSDAPPGPGGAAGRGATAHPTAGYLPDFLTPPQPASGFSFSCPRQLKVPPYLGYRFLGERDCGAPCEPSRPNGLMYFKEAEVRFARLWVGVWSVLCCASTLFTVLTYLVDMRRFSYPERPIIFLSGCYFMVAVAYAAGFLLEERVVCLERFSEDGYRTVAQGTKKEGCTILFMILYFFGMASSIWWVILSLTWFLAAGMKWGHEAIEANSQYFHLAAWAVPAVKTITILAMGQVDGDVLSGVCYVGIYSVDSLRGFVLAPLFVYLFIGTSFLLAGFVSLFRIRTIMKHDGTKTEKLEKLMVRIGVFSVLYTVPATIVLACYFYEQAFRGTWEKTWLLQTCKTYAVPCPSHFAPMSPDFTVFMIKYLMTMIVGITTGFWIWSGKTLQSWRRFYHRLSTGSKGETAV